The nucleotide sequence CCGAACAGGATCGCCTCCTGGAGTACGCGCTCCCGGGCGTCCAGGAGTGCGGCGGCCAGCCCGGACTTGTCGCCGAAGCGGCGGTACAGGGTGCCCTTGCCGACGCCCGCAGCTTCGGCCACCTGATCCATGGAGACCGCTTCCACCCCGTGCTCGGCGAACAGCCGAGCGGCAGCTTCCAGCACGGCGGCACGGTTACGTGCCGAGCGCGCCTGCTCCTTCGGGGGCGGGGTGCGCAGGAGCTCCAGCAGCATTGCAGAATCGGACTGCAGTCCGTTATTGTCGTGAGCCACAACCGGACTATAGTCCGATCCTTGAAAGGTAGTGGCATGACGGCACTCATCACACGAGACGACCTGCGGACGGCGATCGATGCCGGCACCGTGACCGTCGTCGACACGCTGGGCGGCGAGTACTACGCCAAGCAGCACCTGCCCGGCGCGCTCACGCTGGTCCTGGCCGACATCGACGCCCGGGCATCCGCCCTTCTCCCCGACCGCGACGCCGCGATCGTCACCTACTGTTCCAACCCGGCGTGCCCCAACAGTGGACAGGTCGCCGACCGGCTCACCGCTCTCGGCTACACCGACGTCCG is from Streptomyces sp. NBC_01314 and encodes:
- a CDS encoding rhodanese-like domain-containing protein, coding for MTALITRDDLRTAIDAGTVTVVDTLGGEYYAKQHLPGALTLVLADIDARASALLPDRDAAIVTYCSNPACPNSGQVADRLTALGYTDVRKYREGIQDWVEADLPTESA